In Cololabis saira isolate AMF1-May2022 chromosome 10, fColSai1.1, whole genome shotgun sequence, a single window of DNA contains:
- the LOC133452176 gene encoding E3 ubiquitin-protein ligase TRIM7-like, which translates to MKQLSDMEDQNQFLHNYPSLSPLGESTRSSGISIRPLSYFEDVTAAVSEVRGRLQDILRDTWTNISLTITEVDVLLSEPEPEPKSRAGFLKYSCEITLDPNTVNTELLLSEENRKVTFMDKHQSYSDHPDRFTTYSQVLSRESLTGRHYWEVEKKADEVEVAVSYKNISRSGDESVFGDNDKSWSLRCDSVGYGFWYDGIRNLRLRSPELRNRSLPGSRSRSSVLLRRLWNHDPPPQSPDHLHSDLQEPGSIPSLDPGSRTSRAGPRNQEPGTSIQ; encoded by the coding sequence atgaagcagctctcaGACATGGAGGACCAGAACCAGTTTCTCCACAACTACCCCTCACTGTCACCGCTCGGTGAGTCCACACGCTCCTCCGgcatcagcatccgtcctctcagCTACTTTGAGGACGTGACAGCAGccgtgtcagaggtcagaggtcgactacaggacatcctgagagacacgtggacaaacatctcactgaccatcactgaggtggatgttttactgtcagaaccagaaccagaaccaaagagcagagctggattcttgaaatattcatgtgaaatcactctggatccaaacacagtaaacacagagctgttactgtcagaggagaacagaaaggtgactTTTATGGACAAACATCAGTCTtattctgatcatccagacagattcacGACATATTCTCAGGTCCTGAGcagagagagtctgactggacgtcattactgggaggtggagaagaAAGCAGATGAAGTTGAGgtagcagtttcatacaagaatatcagcagatcaggggATGAAAGTGTATTTGGAGATAATGACAAATCTTGGTCACTACGTTGTGACTCAGTGGGTTATGGATTTTGGTACGACGGCATCAGAAACCTCCGTCTCAGGTCCCCGGAGCTCCGGAATAGGAGTTTACCCGGATCACGGAGCAGGAGTTCTGTCCTTCTACGGCGTCTCTGGAACCAcgaccctcctccacagagtccagaccaccttcactcagacctccaggaaccaggatcaaTACCAAGtctggatccaggatccaggacctccagagctggacccaggaaccaggaaccaggaaccagcatccag
- the LOC133451832 gene encoding tripartite motif-containing protein 16-like: protein MAQKGVQLDQETFSCSICLEVLKDPVTIPCGHSYCMNCINNYWDEGEKKLPSCPQCRRTFNQKPELVKNTMFADLLEQLKKTGLQAAPADHCYAGPEDVACDFCSGRKLKAVKSCLVCLVSYCEKHLQPHHDVAPLKKHKLVDPSKNLQDNICPRHDEVRKMFCRTDQKCICYLCSVDEHKGHDTVSAAAERTERQREMEVSRQQIQQEIQDRQKDVKLLQQEVEAINQSADKTVEDSEEIFTELISLLQKRSSDVQQQIRSQQETEVRRVRELEEKLQQEITDLKRRDAETKQLSDTEDHNQFLHNYPSLSPLSESTHSSSISIRPLRYFEDVTAAVSEVRGQLQDILRDMWTNISLTITDVDVLLSQPEPKSRAGFLKYSCEISVDPNTADRDLLLSQENRKVTFMDKDLSYSDHPDRFTSYRQVLSKESLTGRHYWEVEKKAGVVGVAVSYKNISRSGEESGFGYNDKSWSLHCSSDRYVFWYNRIKTSISGPETSRIGVYLDHRAGVLSFYSVSETMTLLHRVQTTFTQPLHAGVWVYGPGASAEFCKLK, encoded by the coding sequence ATGGCGCAGAAAGGAGTtcagctggaccaggaaaccTTTTCTTGTTCCATCTGTTTGGAGGTTTTAAAGGATCCTGTGActattccctgtggacacagttaCTGTATGAACTGTATTAACAACTACTGggatgaaggagagaagaaactcCCCAGCTGTCCTCAGTGTAGACGGACTTTCAATCAGAAACCTGAGCTGGTGAAAAACACCATGTTCGCTGATTTATTGGAGCAGCTGAAGAAGACTGGACtccaagctgctcctgctgatcactgctatgctggacctgaAGACGTGGCCTGTGATTTCTGCTCTGGAAGAAAACTGAAAGCTGTTAAGTCCTGTTTAGTCTGTCTGGTCTCTTACTGCGAGAAACACCTTCAACCTCATCATGATGTGGCTCCATTAAAGAAACACAAGCTGGTGGATCCCtccaagaacctgcaggacaacatcTGCCCCCGTCATGATGAGGTGAGGAAGATGTTCTGTCGTACTGATCAGAAGTGTATCTgttatctctgctctgtggatgaacataaaggccacgacacagtctcagctgcagcagaaaggactgagaggcagagagagatggaggtgagtcgacaacaaatccagcaggagatccaggacagacagaaagatgtgaagctgcttcagcaggaggtggaggccatcaatcagtctgctgataaaacagtggaggacagtgaggagatcttcactgagctgatctctctcctccagaaaagaagctctgatgtgcagcagcagatcagatcccagcaggaaactgaagtgaggagagtcagagagctggaggagaagctgcagcaggagatcactgacctgaagaggagagacgctgagacgaagcagctctcagacaccgaggaccacaaccagtttctccacaactacccctcactgtcaccactcagtgagtccacacactcctccagcatcagcatccgtcctctcaggtactttgaggatgtgacagcagctgtgtcagaggtcagaggtcaactacaggacatcctgagagacatgtggacaaacatctcactgaccatcactgatgtggatgttttactgtcacaaccagaaccaaagagcagagctggattcttgaaatattcatgtgaaatcaGTGTTGATCCAAACACAGCAGACAGAGATCTTTTACTATCACAggagaacagaaaggtgactTTTATGGACAAAGATCTGTCTtattctgatcatccagacagattcactTCATATCGTCAGGTCCTAAGTAAAGAGAGTCTGACCggacgtcattactgggaggtggagaagaAAGCAGGTGTAGTTGGtgtagcagtttcatacaagaatatcagcagatcaggggAGGAAAGTGGATTTGGATATAATGACAAATCTTGGTCACTACATTGTTCCTCAGACAGATATGTATTTTGGTACAACAGGATCAAAACCTCCATCTCAGGTCCTGAGACCTCCAGAATAGGAGTTTAcctggatcacagagcaggtgttctgtccttctacagcgtctctgaaaccatgaccctcctccacagagtccagaccaccTTCACTCAGCCGCTACACGCTGGAGTTTGGGTTTACGGTCCTGGAGCCTCAgctgagttctgtaaactcaaatga